A DNA window from Arachis hypogaea cultivar Tifrunner chromosome 18, arahy.Tifrunner.gnm2.J5K5, whole genome shotgun sequence contains the following coding sequences:
- the LOC112771643 gene encoding E3 SUMO-protein ligase MMS21, with product MASSSHGDQMRIVATQFCSDDQTLIAHIRKTMTIMKEIAVEFEKHNESDKVKELEEAVLELADLSEDSVHLSSAVQAIANGYQPKEEVNNFRKLLEDEVSKLKGQYTTSDPNSNPLVRQFKEAVWKVHHEGQPMPGEEQEDIVMTSTQSSILNMTCPLTGKPVTELEEPVRSVECKHIYEKRIIMQYIKSSNRCPISGCPKKLRADRVVQDALLLIEIEELRKVNKETEVEDFTLLNEDD from the exons ATGGCTTCATCCTCGCACGGCGACCAAATGAGGATCGTGGCGACCCAGTTCTGTTCTGATGATCAGACTCTCATTGCT CATATACGAAAGACTATGACTATAATGAAGGAGATTGCAGTTGAATTCGAGAAACACAACGAATCTGATAAG GTGAAGGAGTTGGAAGAGGCTGTTTTGGAGTTAGCTGATCTCTCTGAGGATAGTGTGCATCTTTCATCAGCAGTTCAAGCTATTGCAAACGGATACCAGCCAAAAGAAGAG GTGAATAATTTTCGTAAGTTACTTGAGGATGAAGTGTCAAAATTGAAGGGCCAGTATACTACTTCAGATCCTAATAGTAATCCTTTGGTTCGCCAATTTAAGGAAGCTGTATGG AAAGTTCATCATGAAGGGCAGCCAATGCCAGGAGAAGAGCAGGAGGACATTGTAATGACAAGTACCCAATCCAGTATTTTGAATATGACTTGCCCATTGACTGGAAAACCTGTTACTGAGCTTGAAGAACCAGTTCGCAG TGTGGAATGCAAGCATATTTATGAAAAGAGAATAATAATGCAATATATAAAGTCATCCAATCGATGTCCAATATCAG gttGCCCGAAGAAATTGCGTGCAGATAGGGTGGTGCAGGATGCCTTGTTACTGATTGAGATTGAGGAATTGCGCAAAGTGAACAAAGAAACTGAAGTGGAAGACTTTACTCTCCTTAATGAAGACGATTGA
- the LOC112772466 gene encoding LOW QUALITY PROTEIN: uncharacterized protein (The sequence of the model RefSeq protein was modified relative to this genomic sequence to represent the inferred CDS: deleted 2 bases in 1 codon), which produces MRLSSKSGSSSKHKNVGKSSPWLRKKHKRLDAICEKEYNRNHGDSNGCDDNLITDAADSAVRRSSRVRRAPVLLDASPAPPKKRRKLGKVGVPAGRIESGKKNLEQQSPGSSIEGSPSAWRSRLRSRARGAGFEVNDEKELPRRKRKLFEDVVVSRGDDELKVDKKKELEGGVPRIVKSKRPARIKATKHEEELKVNESHEVGPKENESHEEGLRENESHTETLRENESNEEELQENESFVAKQTEKESYEGHRENECHGNLDESNSQEVELTVNKEEGNDTVPVTDVSGGSLVIILDVNEPPIIRNGERNMSNNLQTEECSGGSEQSPLEHADKPDDRSEHANKQDDQLACEKEGNNASEGAEIAGISTKQVENEGSADKEVEIDENTLKDANYVTKDKLKQASNGSQRIKEGRRCGLCGGGTDGKPPKRLLQDNGESENEAYSGSSASEEPNFDIWDGFSDEPGWLGHLLGPINDNFGIARIWVHQQCAVWSPEVYFAGLGCLKNVRAALYRGRALKCTRCGRRGATSGCRVDRCPKTYHLPCARASGCIFDHRKFLIACTDHRHLFQPHGSKYLARIKKLKARKLKWDMRKHSNDAWRKDIAAEERWLENCGEDEEFLKRENKRLHRDLLRIAPVYIGGSDSACEPSFQGWESVAGLKDVIRCMKEVVILPLLYPELFDNLGLTPPRGVLLHGYPGTGKTLVVRALIGACARGDRRIAYFARKGADCLGKYVGDAERQLRLLFQVAERCQPSIIFFDEIDGLAPTRTRQQDQTHSSVVSTLLALMDGLKSRGSVVVIGATNRPDAVDPALRRPGRFDREIYFPLPSTEDRASILSLHTQRWPKPITGSLLEWIAKKTPGYAGADLQALCTQAAINALKRNFPLQEVLSLAEEKHSGWKNLSLPSFAVEERDWLEAFLHSPLPCSRREAGNATNDVVCSPLPIHLIPCLLGPLCTLLVSLDENLWLPPPLSKAVTVIKNEVVSVLDKRKMPIDHWWLHIDDLLQETNIASEIKSKLMCLGILSANDGFGGSPDTADDTDDSTMKSDPSIKNHLGMRSGLFLDKSFAFTNKSGFRILISGNPRSGQRHLASCFLYCFVGSTEIKKIDMATASQEGHGDVVQGIAQILLKCASLQSCILFMPRIDLWAVNKHVQIYDKESEFNTEKSSAEITEGKANKKASHAWMSFIEQVESIGVSTSLMILATSEVSYTELPSKIREFFKSYQSKDSQSTPLQQTIPRLSLHLDSNFDNETLITLSVEELLRNLVEQQIQLIHQSSHVHLGVRKVSVEACEEKVWQSKDNGSVDEEKSETQVPKSTSAPPPPPPPPDGRSLKEKSTLSLAISTFGYQILLFPHFAELCWVTSKLKEGPCADVSGPWRGWPFNSCVIRPNNSLDKSMVPGSSGGVKSKERSGLVRGLIAVGLLAYRGVYKSAKEVSLDVRKVLEILIENINAKIQAGKDRYQYLRILSQVAYLEDIVNNWAYALHSMDKDSLEPISKVMSSTDGLNSHLSCVDHQAETKDVHMNGDDSENPGRSCKEIHAETTGFPAMNKKNDNTDKLDHDGRHTNTSSKECLPNDSLNNHSDDSAAANQPVDPSPNQENGLLSREVANGDVRMSEELGKSTSTHSAVLSENGLHTALEQEGLNGGTVSTISNQPPTLSTEGTGVTDVYSRKHENATGIDISSSKGHEHAEPAVVCMYQCCPRCLHSLYLAIRKLLTSELSDNHRTVEDVHDAVSSLSVDLISAIRKCHIEDLDFSNKTFKRERHGITLNLRTCDPKNQDKDFVAAECVTHSTSQEATATKDEVVNESLKLDLKFIFRDGVLVPMNPDKDVSLHCKFETLCLCSLRELIVMTKSPFD; this is translated from the exons ATGCGATTGTCTTCTAAATCTGGTTCTTCATCTAAGCATAAGAATGTTGGTAAATCTAGTCCGTGGCTTCGGAAGAAGCACAAGAGGTTAGACGCGATATGTGAGAAGGAGTACAATCGGAACCATGGTGATTCCAATGGGTGTGATGATAATTTGATTACTGATGCTGCGGATTCAGCGGTTCGCCGAAGCTCCCGTGTTCGGCGTGCCCCGGTTCTGCTGGATGCCTCTCCTGCTCCTCCCAAGAAACGGCGGAAGTTAGGGAAGGTTGGAGTGCCTGCAGGGCGCATAGAGAGTGGCAAGAAGAATTTGGAGCAGCAGAGTCCCGGCAGCAGCATTGAGGGGAGTCCTTCGGCTTGGAGATCGAGGTTGAGGTCTAGGGCTAGGGGTGCAGGTTTTGAGGTCAATGATGAGAAGGAATTGCCCCGTCGGAAGAGGAAGCTTTTTGAGGATGTGGTTGTAAGTAGGGGTGATGATGAATTGAAGGTTGATAAGAAGAAGGAATTGGAAGGTGGAGTGCCAAGGATTGTTAAGTCAAAGAGACCAGCGAGGATCAAAGCTACAAAGCATGAAGAAGAGCTTAAAGTGAATGAGTCTCATGAAGTAGGGCCTAAGGAGAACGAATCTCATGAAGAGGGGCTGAGAGAGAATGAATCTCACACGGAAACGCTTAGAGAGAATGAATCTAATGAGGAAGAGCTTCAAGAGAATGAATCTTTTGTAGCAAAGCAGACAGAGAAGGAGTCTTATGAAGGGCATAGAGAGAATGAGTGTCATGGTAATTTAGATGAGAGCAACAGTCAAGAAGTGGAGCTTACAGTGAACAAAGAGGAGGGTAATGATACGGTTCCAGTAACTGATGTGTCTGGCGGGAGCCTTGTAATTATATTGGATGTGAATGAACCTCCTATTATACGGAATGGGGAGAGAAAcatgtcaaacaatttgcaaacGGAGGAATGTAGTGGCGGTAGTGAACAGTCTCCTTTGGAACATGCAGATAAACCGGATGATCGATCGGAACATGCAAATAAACAGGACGATCAGTTAGCATGTGAGAAGGAAGGCAATAATGCAAGTGAAGGAGCTGAAATTGCTGGGATTTCAACAAAGCAAGTAGAAAATGAAGGATCAGCTGACAAGGAGGTTGAGATTGATGAAAACACTTTGAAAGATGCAAACTATGTGACAAAGGATAAGCTGAAACAAGCTTCAAATGGCTCCCAACGGATCAAAGAGGGTCGACGGTGTGGATTGTGCGGGGGAGGCACTGATGGTAAGCCTCCTAAAAGGTTGCTTCAGGACAATGGTGAGAGTGAGAATGAAGCATATAGCGGTTCTTCGGCTTCAGAAGAGCCTAACTTTGATATCTGGGATGGTTTCAGTGATGAACCTGGCTGGCTTGGTCATCTCTTGGGTCCTATTAATGATAACTTCGGCATTGCTCGAATATGGGTTCATCAGCAATGTGCTGTATGGAGTCCAGAG GTTTATTTTGCTGGGTTGGGATGCTTGAAGAATGTCAGGGCTGCACTTTACAGAGGAAGAGCATTGAAGTGCACACGTTGTGGGAGGCGAGGGGCAACCTCAGGTTGTCGTGTTGATCGTTGTCCAAAAACTTATCACTTG CCTTGTGCAAGAGCAAGTGGTTGCATCTTTGATCACCGTAAATTTCTTATTGCCTGCACAGATCATCGGCATCTTTTCCAACCACATGGTAGTAAATATTTAGCCCGGATAAAGAAGTTGAAAGCTAGGAAACTGAAGTGGGATATGAGGAAGCATTCAAATGATGCTTGGAGAAAGGATATTGCTGCAGAAGAGAGATGGCTTGAAAATTGTGGAGAGGATGAGGAGTTTTTGAAACGTGAGAACAAGAGACTTCATCGTGATTTATTGAGAATAGCACCAGTGTACATTGGTGGTTCAGACTCTGCATGTGAACCATCCTTTCAGGGATGGGAATCTGTTGCTGGACTTAAAGATGTCATCCGGTGTATGAAGGAAGTTGTTATTTTGCCTCTACTATATCCTGAGCTCTTTGATAATTTAGGGCTTACACCTCCCAGAGGTGTTCTTTTGCATGGGTATCCTGGAACAGGGAAAACCTTAGTGGTCCGGGCATTGATAGGTGCATGTGCCCGTGGCGATAGACGGATTGCATATTTTGCCCGCAAAGGTGCAGATTGCTTGGGGAAATACGTGGGCGATGCTGAGCGCCAACTAAGACTATTATTTCAGGTTGCTGAGAGATGTCAACCTTCTATAATATTCTTTGATGAGATAGATGGATTAGCACCTACCCGTACTAGGCAGCAAGATCAGACACATAGTTCTGTTGTATCAACTTTGCTTGCTCTTATGGATGGTTTAAAATCCAGGGGTTCAGTTGTAGTCATAGGTGCAACAAACCGTCCTGATGCTGTTGACCCAGCACTGAGGCGACCTGGAAGATTTGATCGGGAAATTTATTTCCCACTGCCATCAACTGAGGACCGAGCTTCCATTCTGTCACTTCACACTCAGAGGTGGCCTAAACCAATTACTGGGTCCTTGCTTGAGTGGATTGCAAAAAAGACTCCTGGCTATGCTGGTGCAGATCTTCAGGCTCTCTGTACTCAAGCGGCTATCAATGCCTTGAAGAGGAATTTCCCGTTGCAAGAAGTTTTGTCCTTAGCTGAAGAAAAGCATTCTGGTTGGAAGAACCTTAGTCTACCATCCTTTGCAGTGGAGGAGAGGGATTGGTTAGAGGCATTTTTGCATTCCCCACTACCATGCTCCCGGAGAGAAGCAGGAAATGCCACTAATGATGTTGTATGCTCCCCTCTTCCTATCCACCTCATACCTTGTTTATTGGGGCCATTGTGCACACTTCTTGTATCTCTTGATGAAAATCTATGGTTGCCACCTCCTTTATCTAAAGCTGTAACAGTGATTAAGAATGAAGTGGTTTCTGTTCTAGACAAAAGGAAAATGCCTATTGATCACTGGTGGTTGCACATTGATGACTTACTGCAAGAAACAAATATTGCTTCTGAGATAAAGAGCAAGCTCATGTGTTTGGGCATTTTATCTGCAAATGATGGCTTTGGTGGTTCTCCTGATACTGCAGATGACACAGATGATAGCACTATGAAGTCTGATCCCTCCATAAAGAATCATTTGGGCATGCGTAGTGGTTTGTTTCTAGACAAGTCATTTGCATTTACTAATAAATCAGGATTTCGAATATTGATTTCTGGAAATCCCCGATCTGGCCAGAGACATCTTGCTTCCTGCTTTCTTTACTGCTTTGTGGGGAGTACTGAAATAAAGAAGATTGATATGGCAACCGCTTCACAAGAAGGGCATGGAGATGTAGTGCAAGGCATTGCACAAATATTAT TGAAATGTGCTAGTCTTCAATCTTGCATATTATTCATGCCAAGAATTGATTTGTGGGCTGTAAACAAACATGTCCAAATCTATGATAAGGAAAGTGAGTTTAATACAGAGAAAAGCTCTGCAGAGATTACTGAAGGCAAGGCCAACAAGAAGGCTTCACATGCCTGGATGTCATTTATTGAGCAGGTGGAGTCCATTGGTGTATCGACGTCCTTGATGATTCTG GCTACTTCAGAAGTTTCGTATACAGAACTTCCAAGTAAGATAAGGGAATTCTTCAAGAGTTATCAATCTAAAGACAGCCAATCAACTCCTTTGCAGCAAACAATCCCTCGACTCTCACTGCATCTTGATAGTAATTTTGATAATGAGACGTTGATCACTCTGTCTGTAGAAGAGCTACTGAGAAATTTAGTTGAGCAGCAGATTCAATTGATTCATCAGAGCTCTCATGTTCATCTGGGTGTCCGAAAGGTTTCTGTTGAAGCTTGTGAAGAGAAGGTATGGCAGAGTAAAGATAATGGATCAGTTGATGAAGAGAAGAGTGAAACCCAAGTTCCTAAATCCACATCAgcgcctccaccaccaccaccaccccccgATGGTAGGTCTCTGAAGGAAAAGTCAACCTTGTCACTAGCAATATCCACATTTGGTTATCAAATTCTTCTATTCCCACATTTTGCTGAACTTTGTTGGGTCACATCAAAACTCAAAGAAGGTCCTTGTGCTGATGTAAGTGGACCATGGAGG GGCTGGCCTTTTAATTCCTGTGTAATTCGTCCCAATAATTCACTAGACAAGTCAATGGTTCCTGGTAGCTCTGGTGGTGTTAAAAGCAAAGAAAGATCTGGTTTAGTTAGAGGCTTGATTGCCGTTGGTTTATTGGCTTACAGGGGTGTTTATAAATCAGCCAAGGAAGTTTCTCTTGATGTGAGGAAAGTTCTTGAGATCCTAATTGAGAATATCAATGCAAAAATTCAAGCTGGGAAAGACAGATATCAATATCTTCGCATTTTATCGCAAGTGGCTTATTTGGAAGATATAGTAAACAATTGGGCTTATGCGTTGCACAG TATGGATAAGGATTCCTTGGAGCCTATATCAAAAGTCATGTCGTCAACTGATGGGTTAAACAGTCATCTCTCGTGTGTAGATCACCAAGCTGAAACTAAGGATGTTCATATGAACGGTGATGATTCGGAGAACCCAGGGAGAAGTTGTAAGGAAATTCATGCTGAAACAACTGGATTTCCTGCCATgaataagaaaaatgataatacaGATAAACTTGATCACGATGGTAGACATACAAATACAAGCTCTAAAGAATGTCTACCAAACGATTCTTTAAACAATCACTCTGATGACTCTGCTGCTGCAAACCAACCTGTTGATCCATCCCCAAATCAGGAGAATGGATTGCTATCCCGTGAGGTTGCCAATGGAGATGTCAGGATGTCAGAAGAATTAGGTAAATCCACATCCACTCATTCTGCTGTCCTTTCAGAGAATGGACTTCACACTGCCTTAGAACAAGAAGGTCTTAATGGAGGTACTGTAAGTACCATCTCTAATCAGCCCCCGACCTTGTCCACAGAAGGGACTGGTGTAACTGATGTTTACTCTCGCAAACATGAGAATGCTACAGGTATTGATATCTCTTCAAGTAAAGGCCATGAGCATGCTGAACCTGCGGTCGTTTGCATGTATCAATGTTGCCCTAGATGTCTTCACAGCTTATATCTTGCAATACGCAAGCTTCTCACCAGTGAGTTGAGCGATAACCATAGAACAGTAGAAGATGTCCATGATGCTGTTTCATCATTATCCGTGGATCTTATTTCAGCAATTAGAAAATGTCACATTGAAGATCTTGATTTTTCTAACAAAACCTTCAAAAGAGAAAGGCATGGAATAACTTTGAACTTGAGAACATGTGACCCCAAAAACCAAGACAAGGACTTTGTGGCAGCTGAGTGTGTTACTCACTCAACAAGCCAGGAGGCAACTGCAACCAAAGATGAGGTAGTGAATGAATCACTGAAGcttgatttaaaatttatattcagAGATGGTGTGCTGGTTCCTATGAACCCAGACAAAGATGTTTCTCTTCATTGTAAATTTGAAACTCTGTGCCTTTGTTCTCTTAGAGAGTTGATAGTAATGACCAAGAGCCCTTTTGATTAA